GAAAGTCAGCTACATGTGTTGAGTTGCTATGCATGCACACCGAGTGGTGCGGATGGCAGGAgacatcgatgagatgggataTGGGATGAGATATTGCAGAATCGCAAGAGACAGGTGACGGTTCCCGGTAACGTTTGGATAGCCGAATTGGGATTTGCCCCGCATGGCCCCGCACTGTTTTGGGtacgatcactcacctgaagtGGTGGGCAGAGTTCCGGAACTCTAGATGGATTGATCGTCTATCGGATGGTTGGTGATGCGGGGATGCAAGATGCTtgggggagagagagagagagagagagagacagcTTGAGAAAAGGACAGAGTTGCATCTCACTTATATATATCTCAAGAGAACGGGCGGGGGTTCCGGGTCACACGATCCATCCGGTACCAAGGACGGAACAGTGTCCCAATCCTCCAGTTCCATTCGAAATGAAATTGAAACACAGCCCAAAAGTCCAGAAACCCACCCAACCATTTTCGAATCGTCTATCCGTCCTACCGACCTGTCCCGATAGTGTTCTggatgatcatcatcacctcgactACTGATCCAACACCATGAAGAGCCAGGCGGGGGCGGGGCGCCATTGTTCGAAATCATCTCTGGGATTCATTTCGAATACGTCGGGAATAGACGGTTTTAACCCTTCCCATTGTTTATCCCATTCAGCAACCAACGGACTTTTCGGATTTGGACGTGGGAGCGGACCCTGGAGGTGGAACTCGTACCAATGTTGTACCGACTTGGGCATTCACCATTTTCGAATCGTCTCAAGTGGATTCGATAATACGTGAGCTACAATCCGACTTGTTCCGCGAAACGCCAGCCAAGATGATAAATGATGTCGCAGACCCGCTGCATATGTGTCAAGTCCTACTTACTGTGCTGTCGGTCTCGGTCCGATCATCAATCGTCGTGAAAGCTATTCCTGTCTTTCGCGCATCCGACCAAAGCCGATACCTTCACATTGTCACGGTGCAGCCGTGTGGTGGGAGTGACGTTCACAGGACGTGGCAGATGGTGTCGACCATCACGGGCTTGGACAACATATGGGAACTGTCGCCAGCCTCACATCAGTACAGTGGCTTCTGGCAACACCTTGTCCATTCCCTGTTCGTTAAGCATCAGTGTACCCGGCCCCGTGCGCTTTCTATGATCAACTGTGCCTGTGCATGGTCCGAACTAATCACTATATACAGTCTGCGAATGGATATCTATATTCTCCCCCTTCTAGCACCTTTCTATGCATTTAGATGAGACTCTGGCCCTCAAGAAGCATGATGATGGCTGCGATCAAGCATGCTGTCAGCCAATGCGCCCACACGAGATATCACAATGTCACGATCGCGACTCACAGTGAACGACCTCGGGAACAGTGTCGTTTCTCAAGTCACACACGAGATCAGCATCTTCGGGAGCCTCGTAGATGTCGTCGACACCAGTCAGGTTCTTGACTTGACCCAGCCTGGCTCGCTTGTAAAGTCCTCTTCTGTCGACCTTCTCGCACCATTCCAAGGGAGTGGCAACGtggacaaggaagaagtTACCACCACCTTGACCGACGACGGTCTTTCGGATCGCCTGTCTGGACTTCTCGTAAGGAGCGACGGGAGCAGCGATGACAGCGGCTCCGGCCTTGGTCAATTCGGACGCGACGAAACCGATTCGTTGAAGGTTGATGTGTTTTTGTTCAGGAGTGATAGCTCGCTCAATGTTAGGGTTGAGGTCACCTCGGAGCTCTTcaccgagaaggagagagacggaTCGAGATCCTTGTTGTTGCAGTGTGACCTGGAGAGCTCGAGCAATGGTTTCCTTTCCAGAGTTGTGGTAACCTGTCAAGAGGATTGTGAAACCCTGCTTGGGTCGAGGAGGGTAGGAGTCTCGAAGGACCTTCACGACACCAGTGTAGGAGAACCAGTCGGGGATAGCAGCACCGGTTCGAAGTCGCTTTCGGAGCTCGGTACCGGAGATGTCGGCGGTGGGAGTGCCCTTGGGAACCTCGTCGACCGGTTGGTACTCGTCGGTACCGGGAAGGTAGGTCATGGCCTGGAAGGGgaccatctcgatctgGAGCTCATCCTTGAATTGGGTGACGAGTTCTTGAGCGTCGTACTGAAAACAGTATTGTCCGTCAGTTTTGCAGGATCTTGCACTTGGTTGCCGCCAGACAAACTCACGGGTCCGTAGAAGTCCTTGCCTTGGGAGTTCTTACCAGGTCCGGCGTGGTCACGTCCGACAATCTGCTCGCAGGGTCAGCGGATATCGCGTTCTGAATTCATCAGAAATTCACTTACGAAGTGGGTCGCACCAAAGTTCTTCCTGATGATAGCGTGCCAGACCGCCTCTCGAGGTCCTGCCATTCTCATAGCGAGAGGGAGCAGTGCGAGATGGGCCATACCCTCGGGGTAAGAAGGCATGAGAGCCTGGTAAGCCCTGACTCGGGTGTAGTGGTCGACGTCTCCGGGTTTAGTGAGACCGACAACGGGGTGGATGAGAACGTTGGCACTTCGCTGACGAGCGGCTCGGACGGTGAGTTCTCTGTGAGCTCGGTGCATAGGGTTTCGGGTTTGGAAGGCGACGACTTTTCTCCAGGCGAGTTTGTGGAAATGAGCTCGGAGTTCAGCGGGAGAGTCTGGCGGATCGCGAGGTTGTCAGTTCGACCCGGCGACGATGGAGCAGAGTCGGCACAGCAGACTTACATCGGAGAGGGATATAGTCGTAGTGAGTAGGAGCTGAGATAGCCTGGACTTTACCACCGACATAGAACTCCTTGACCTGGTTGTGAAGGTAGGCAGCAGCGGGGTGAGCAATGTCGTCCGCACCCAGAACCTGGGTCGCCTCAGCCGACTTGTCGGGCGTGTAAATGTCAGAGACTGCACACGCATCGGTACATCAGTTTTATATCGCTTTCGAGGCTTTTGATTTGATGCAGGATATCACGCACCGGTCAAGATGGCAAGAGCCGCATCGTCACGAGGATCACGAAGAGCGACTCGAGCACCCTCCTTGAGCTCGAGACGTGAGATGTCGTCCTTGGAGACATCGAGGGTGATAGGCatggggaagagagatccTTGTCGCTGACCTTTGACAGGGACCAATCGGAGTGTGTCTCGTACGCTGCGTGAGTAGACCAATTTGATTTAGCAGGCGAGCGAGCGAATCCGAATCCGAATCCGAATTCAAGACAGGGGACTCACGAGAGGTAGTCGGCTTCGGTCATGAATCCTTCGAGAGGGGAGAAACCACCGTTCATGATGAGTTCAAGATCACATAATTGTCGCTATAACCAAAGCAGAAGCCTGATCAGCACCAGTCACCAACCACAACGATGTCCGGAGATGTCAAGCGAGAGGCTGGCAAGTAGTGTAAGGATGAACGGtacactcacctcggtcaagaagatgtcTTTCAATTCCCTCGCCTCTTCGACAAGAGaagagtggagaggagCGTCACGGACCAAGAGGTCCTTGAGGATACCGCCGTGAGGTGCGTTGGCCATTGTGCTGATGTTTCGGGTGTTTTGGTGAGAGGCGAGAGACGTGAGACGTGAGATGTATTCCGAGCGAAGAGACTGATGAGCGCTTGTATTCAATTGCGCGGCTGTTGATGCCAAGAGCTTACAATGCGTTTTTTCAAGTCAGAGTCAAGAGAGGATCCAAAAGTACAAAATGATTGATGATTATACATACTCGAGATATAGATAGAATACAATCACCGTGTCGTGTCACCGTCCCCCTCTCCCCCAGCCATTGCTTACACCTCCCCCTCACACCAACTTTTGTTGACCCTTCTGGTCTCCAAAGTTTTTTTTTGGTTGGAATAATCATGACGCATGTAGATAGAATGTCAAATTGGGGGCTCCGAAATCTGGAAGATCACTCGAGCACGCCATCGATCTCGCCATCCACCATACGGGCACTAGATTCACGAATCAGACACGTGGTCTTACCGCCGGAAGTGGGTTCCGGCAATTGCGGCATGAACAAAGTGATGACAGAAATAGACTGGCATCCATCGGTACGCTGTGGGCGCAGGCGCAAAACACAAACATTCCCTATACCTCGGGTGCACGGTCTCGTTCAAAACCCCCTACTCGATCACCAGCGACGGCATACACGCCGAATGCATACAGATGCGTAACAAATGCCAGAGCCCTCGCTCACACCTCTACGCCAAAAACACTCGCCATAGCAGCTTCTGAACTCTCCACTGCCTCTTGCATAATCGTCCCTTCCTCGTGCTCCAAATCAACTTCCTGTCCTCCTTGTTCGACACTCAGATCTACCGTTACATCTTGCTCTTGATCTGTATGGGGATTGTCGATCAATCCGCCTATCAAAGCCGCATCTAGCTCTGCTCTCCTGCTCTCGTCCGATTCTGACACAGTCACCaaccctctcttccccgcTGCACTCTTCCTTGCCCTTTTCCTCGGACCAGATCCACCCTCAACTCCGTCACAACCGTCTCCGTTGACGCCAGACACAAGGGAAGGTCGAGCGGTGGATCGTCTTTTCTTGACTGATTTGCCATCGCCCCACAGCTCAGGTGGTCGAATGACACCAAATTTGGCGTGGTACAGTCCACACGCTGCAGAAGACCGACGATCAGCGACATCCAAGAACCCAATTCGACAGGCTGCCTTTTTGACGCACCATTGCAAACTTTGTGGTCTTCCCCTCCCAAGACCAACTTTCTCCACACAGTCGTCTCCGTCCTCATGCAGATATCGCAACTTCCTGGTGGACCCTGCTTCAATCTCGATAACACGCTGGGAGTTATAGGCACAGGTAAATATCTCGGGGTCTCAAAGGTGGATGGCTCCTGtgactgctgctgctgctgttgttggCCGTGCTCAAGGAAAGCGTGACCTAGATCCCGTTGCTGACTTCCAGACGTTTGCTCTTGCTCAGCCTGcctctccagctcttcttGCGCGGGAAGAAAATCGGCAAAGGAAGTCGAGTCGAGGGGCATGCTGTCATCTCGCGAGTGGTTCTCTTCCTGTTGAGAGGCCAATTGTGACAAGATGAAAACTTCGGCCCGGTTCACGGCGTCGGCCGTCGTCTCGACATTGTCATGCCCTTCTTGGGTAGTTGTGGCTTCGACTGGCATCTGCGATGGCGACACCGCTTCGCTGCCTCCTTGGTCGTTGTCACCCTCCAAGCCTGGTTGCGAATCTTGCTTTCCATTGGCTGCCTGATCGGATTCGGTAAGGTGAACGGCGTGGGATAGTCGACTCTTTCTTGGTTTACTAGCGACTCGTCCTTTCTGCTTCGCCTCTGCAGCACTTGCTGGGGACTCAGCACGAGATGAGGGCAACGGCGCAGAAGCTGGTGCGAGTAAAAAAGATTGGTAGAAAGTCCGCGAAATGTCACCCTTGGGAGGTCGACCACGTCTTCGCCTGGCGATAGCTGGGGAGGAATACGATCCAGACGCATAGTGACCGTCGGATTGCTGGAGATATCTTAGCATCAGTCTGGTGTGTTATGGAGAGAGTGAAAGCTCACAAGACCCTGTTCCTCGCTAAAGAGTGTCTCCACGAAACCACCCATTGATTTGAGTGTTGCCacgagcttcttcttctcctcttccccaccTTCAGTTGCTAATcccttgatctccttgatcaaATCGACCATCTTGATTTCCTCGGTCaacttctcctctctcagTTTGGCGAGCTCGTTGTGTACGGCTGGCAATTGACCTTCGATCTGCATGATATCGGTTTGCGCTTGTGTGGTCGCGTCCTCCAATCGGTTGCTGTCGTTCGATAGCGAAGAAGCCGGGAGGACAGTGGtgacatcatcttctctggTCACTTCTTCTAAAGATTCGCCAGCACGGATTCTTGCGAGTTGTTTCTCCACAGTAACAATGGCGGCTTTCGTCACGGCCAGATCCTCCATGATGattctctccatctctgtATTGATTGCTGCTGCCAACACAGCAGCCGCATTTGAGGCGGTGGTCATCATTCTCGGCTTTTTCGTTTCGGACACCTGCAAAGGTCCCTCCGCTTGTTGTACGACCGCAGCGGCAGCAGCTACAGCGGATTGCTCGCCTTCCCTGTGCTCTTGATTTTCCTCTGCCCCACCTTCGTGAGCGGCGCTGTCGGTCGATCCACCTTCATCATGGCCAGTGGCTACGGCGGCTAGTTCTCCCAATCGTCCACTAACGTCAGAATCTTTCAAAAAGTTCTCCATACCCTGCATCCAGCTCGCTTCGTTACCTTCGGAGAAATCCACACCAGTGATGTCCGTCAAAGCTGCCAGGATCGTATGGGAATGGGCTTCCTGTTGTTCCTGAGTTTGGATGGGtgtttcttctctctgtccTCCAGTAGAATGTCCGGTCCCGACTTCCGCAACGACTTCCTGGTGTTCCACGGTATCCTCCTGTCCTGTGAATCCTACTCCTGAGCCTCGCAAACCACCTTCTAGCTGTGCGATCTGCTCTCTCAGCCTCGCATTCTCTTCGCTCAGTACCTTGGCGGCGTTGTCCAGTGCTGAGCTCTTGTCATGTTGTCTGGACCGAGATCGCTCTGCAGCAAGTCTGTTCGCCTCGCGTCTCCTGAAGTCGGCAGTAGACCCAGGTACGATCGGACGGACTTTGGACGGACGACCAGATTTAGTGAGATGCGGTGAATGCGTGTCAGGTTTAAGGATAGGAGCAGAGGTATCTACAGGCGGGACGGAAGGAGATTGGGGAGTGTCGGGGCTTCGAGGGACAGATGGGTCTCGAAGCTCTGGGTCTGCATTGCCGTGTCAGAGAGAATCCGCATGGGCACAGATACGCTGGAGATCATCAGGGTGAAGGACAGAAACACGCACCAATGACCGAATTGAGAGACTCCTGGATGTTCACATCGATGTCGACGGACATGATGACGGGCTGTGATCTGTCTGTATAAGCCCGTTGAGAGGGATCGAGACAGCAGTGGCGATCGATCAGAGGATTGAGCCAAGTGTTGATATTGCTACCTGATCACGGTCTTGTGTATGGATTTGATTATGACCTGGACGTGACAGGTGGAGGAATGTTGATGGCGATTATGAGGTGGGAAATGATAATGGAGAAAGGTCAAAACAATGGATGAGTTGGCATATTTCAAAGTCACCACCTGGTCCTCTCTCCGCAAACAACTCAATCACCACCAAAGCTGAAAAAGGAAATCACTCGATACCGATCAGTTGCGCGCCTAAAGGACATGTCACGGTCACGTGATTCTTCTCGTCGCCGGAATCCGTCGGGTTACTGTCGTCCATCGATTTCAGACTACATGTATTTCAGTCGTTTGATCCACCCGTCTCAGACTATAGAACCTGGGACAAGCAACATGCGAGCCacaccatcctcgtctctcatctctcaagCAGGGAGACGTCTCTCGGCGGCACGACCTTTCTGTCGAGTGTCTGGGCCTGCTCGATCTATCTCTGTCggtccatctcgtcctcgacccATCGACGGCATATCAACACCGTGTCTAGCCAGACCTTCACATGCTGTACATCTCGACGCTCGAAAATCGGCCTGGCCTGTTCGAGGTCATgcctcatcgtcttctgcacctgcggaagaggagcaaCCGATTCCTGTTATCTCCGCAGAGAACACTTATGATATCGTGATCATCGGAGGAGCTAATGCAGGTCTCGCATTCGCTTGTGCCTTGTGTAAGTGTCTCCTCTCTGCGGCCTGGTCAATGTATGGCGTCTACACTGCGGAGAAGTCGTCCAGGAAGAACTCAGCTCACAACTGAATGAACAGTATCTCAACCCACGATATCGAAGACTGCTCGTATCCTCTTACTGGAAGGAGCGAGTCTCGATCGGACGAGAAGCTGGAgcggagagggagaatgGGAGAACAGAGTTAGCAGTCTGACAGCGGAGAATGTTGCTTGGCTGGATAGTGAGTCATATCCTATTGCATCAACTTACATGGATACTTTGGAGTACCGATGTCGTAAGACTGACCGGATTGATTGTTTAGGTATTGGCGTCTGGAAACATATTGAACGAGATCGATCGTGTCCAGTTCACGAGATGATCGTGAGTGTGGACTTCTCTGAAACATCAATAGACAAAGCTAAGTCTTGACCAACTCTTCACCGTAGATCTGGGCCAATCCTTCGGAATCGTCCACTCCTACAATAcacttccctcctctcggTCGCCCGATGGCTCAAATGACAGAAAATCTCAACTTGCAAAGAGCTCTACTTCGTCGGATCGAAGAGGTTGGAAAAAGCGTTGTCGACATCAAGGAGAACTCCAGAGTCGGAGAGATGAGGCTaggcgaaggtggaagatgggtAGGGTTGAAGATCGGTGACGAGTGGCTTAGGGGATCTCTGGTGGTGGGTTTTTACTTGCCTCGCATCATGCTTCTGGTccccctcctttccttgTTACCATATCGATACACTAACTTGCGTCATGGGTAGGTCGGAGCCGACGGCCCGAACTCACCTGTTCGTCATTTCTCCAAGATCGAGTCCTACGGTCATGCCTACCAAACGCATGCCGTGGTCTGTACTCTCAATCACTTCGCTTCGTCCATCTACCCCAACACCACAGCATTTCAACGGTTCCTCCCCACCGGTCCACTggccttccttcctctctaCTCGGACGCCTCGACGATGGTCTGGTCCACGCTTCCTGATCATGCAGCGGCATTGAAGCGACTTAGCCCTGAAGCTTTAGTTGCGATGGTCAACGCTGCATTCACTTTGCCGGAATCCACTCTCATGTCTCTGACGGACAAGATGGTCGAATCGGATGAGCTCGGTCAACCTCTGACCGCCGAAAAGATCTCATCTCTGATCGCTACATTGCCGTCACCACTCGTATCATCTGATCAACCGATCCTTCCTGCAAGTATCACTTCTATCCCACAGAAATCGATCGCCTCATTCCCACttcgactcacccatgCAGATGAGTATCTCGGGCCACGAACCGCTCTTGTCGGCGATGCGGCACACACCATCCATCCGCTCGCTGGTCAAGGTCTGAATATGGGATTGGCCGATGTCCGATCCCTCTCGAAGGTCCTCGAACGAGCGAGATCGCTGGGCGGTGATCTGGGTAGTCAGACTAGTTTGGCGGATTACCCGAGGGAGAGATATCCCTTGAACCATCTCATGTTAAGCACGACAGATAAGTTACATTATATCTTCAGGTCGAGAGCTGGTCTGGTGAATCGGATAAGAGGGACAGGTCTAGATGTCATCAATGAATTAGGACCAATCAAGAAGATCCTGATGGGTGGCGCAGGAGCTGGGACTCTCGGAAACGGACATGGGGGAACGAGAACTGAGAAAGAGCGAGAATTTGGAAGATCAAATCCCCAAGATGATCTGGGTCCAATAGGCGGGTGGCCAATGTCCGCTGCGAAAGGTGTAGAAGGTTGGTTTGCACTCAAGGGGGTCATGGGAATGGTGGGCAGTGTGTTGAAAGAAGGAGCAAAGATGGGAGTGGGTAAAGCAGCAAGGCTTATCGCAAAGAAGTAACAAGACATCATCACGCACAGGTATCATAATTATGCATGTAACAACTTTCACTCCTTCTCACATTTCATACAAATTAAGACTTCACCTTGTTTGAACCGATACGAAACGAAAATTACCCGGATTGACACCATCTTCTTTAAATTCCGCATATTCGTCCATGAGAGAGAGTACCCATCGATCAGATCTCGGTCCCTGCACAACGCTCGTTAGCACCCTACTCCAGAAACCGGCCAGCCCCTCTGCCACTCACACTGCATCCTTTGCTTCTCCTGCATGGGTGTATCACCCTCGTCGGCGAATGGATCGCCGAACGGGTCGTTGGGGTCCAAAAGACCGCTCTTGCCCTGTCCGTAATCGTCGTCCAACGTCGCATAGTCCCTAGAAGCCTTCTTGGCTGGTGCCGCAACAGACGGGCGGCGGGAGTTTGCGGCACTTCGACCGTGCGCAGCTTGCCATTCGGCGTCCGATGAGTCATAGTCGGAGAAATCGGAGAGAGATCTGCAGATTTAAGGTGTCAGTCAAGCATCCGAAAACCTCGAGCCATCAAACTTACCCCTGGTTCAGAGAATCGTCGTCGGAGTCAGGCCTCATGGGAGGCGGTAATCCTCGACCACCCGCTGGGATCCCGCTTCCAAAATCGAGGTCCTGTAAATCATTGGCATAGGCGCTGGAGCTAGCcggtcgaggaggtcgcTGAGCTCTACGCTGCTGTTGCTTGGCCGattccttcttctgtctcTCCTGCAGCTTGTACAACTCGCCCGTCCTGTCCGCCTCAAGCTTTTGCGCCTGGAGTCGTCGGCTGAGTGCATCGACCTCTGCGGGGTCCGATGTACTTTTGGGAGCAggctcatcgtcatcctcagaGTCGGAGTCAAGAACAGCGGGTTTCGACATCTATATCAGTTCCGTAAGCTTTGCGCACTGGGGGGATTGACGCCTCAGATATAACTCACTCTGTCATAGAGCTGGATAGCCTCGACGATCCTCTCGTTCGCGTCCAGAAGCGTCCCGACGAACTCCTCATTCGTAACGACTTGAATATAT
The sequence above is drawn from the Kwoniella newhampshirensis strain CBS 13917 chromosome 7, whole genome shotgun sequence genome and encodes:
- a CDS encoding sulfate adenylyltransferase, whose protein sequence is MANAPHGGILKDLLVRDAPLHSSLVEEARELKDIFLTERQLCDLELIMNGGFSPLEGFMTEADYLSVRDTLRLVPVKGQRQGSLFPMPITLDVSKDDISRLELKEGARVALRDPRDDAALAILTVSDIYTPDKSAEATQVLGADDIAHPAAAYLHNQVKEFYVGGKVQAISAPTHYDYIPLRYSPAELRAHFHKLAWRKVVAFQTRNPMHRAHRELTVRAARQRSANVLIHPVVGLTKPGDVDHYTRVRAYQALMPSYPEGMAHLALLPLAMRMAGPREAVWHAIIRKNFGATHFIVGRDHAGPGKNSQGKDFYGPYDAQELVTQFKDELQIEMVPFQAMTYLPGTDEYQPVDEVPKGTPTADISGTELRKRLRTGAAIPDWFSYTGVVKVLRDSYPPRPKQGFTILLTGYHNSGKETIARALQVTLQQQGSRSVSLLLGEELRGDLNPNIERAITPEQKHINLQRIGFVASELTKAGAAVIAAPVAPYEKSRQAIRKTVVGQGGGNFFLVHVATPLEWCEKVDRRGLYKRARLGQVKNLTGVDDIYEAPEDADLVCDLRNDTVPEVVHSIIMLLEGQSLI
- a CDS encoding ubiquinone biosynthesis monooxygenase COQ6, with the protein product MRATPSSSLISQAGRRLSAARPFCRVSGPARSISVGPSRPRPIDGISTPCLARPSHAVHLDARKSAWPVRGHASSSSAPAEEEQPIPVISAENTYDIVIIGGANAGLAFACALLSQPTISKTARILLLEGASLDRTRSWSGEGEWENRVSSLTAENVAWLDSIGVWKHIERDRSCPVHEMIIWANPSESSTPTIHFPPLGRPMAQMTENLNLQRALLRRIEEVGKSVVDIKENSRVGEMRLGEGGRWVGLKIGDEWLRGSLVVGADGPNSPVRHFSKIESYGHAYQTHAVVCTLNHFASSIYPNTTAFQRFLPTGPLAFLPLYSDASTMVWSTLPDHAAALKRLSPEALVAMVNAAFTLPESTLMSLTDKMVESDELGQPLTAEKISSLIATLPSPLVSSDQPILPASITSIPQKSIASFPLRLTHADEYLGPRTALVGDAAHTIHPLAGQGLNMGLADVRSLSKVLERARSLGGDLGSQTSLADYPRERYPLNHLMLSTTDKLHYIFRSRAGLVNRIRGTGLDVINELGPIKKILMGGAGAGTLGNGHGGTRTEKEREFGRSNPQDDLGPIGGWPMSAAKGVEGWFALKGVMGMVGSVLKEGAKMGVGKAARLIAKK